The region GGCGCAGACCACGGTGTCCTGGGCGAAGTTCTTGGGCACGCCGCCGCCGACCATGAACAGGCCGGTGGTGCCAGCCGCGATCTTGATGTCGGTCAGCTCGCGGAAGTCGGCGATCGCGTCGAGCATCAGATAGGGCTTGCCGGCGGCGGCGCGCTCCTTCTGGTGCTTCACTAGGCCGAAGCCGGCCGACGAGTCGACGAAGGCCGGACAGAAGATCGGCACGCCTTCTTCATAGGCGGTCTGGATCAGCGAGCCGGGCTTCTTGGCGTTGCCTTCCGACAGCCACTTGCCCATCTCCCAGATGAACTCACGGCTGGAATAGCCGCGCGGCTCCAGGCGATTGGCGATCTCCAGGATCGTGTGGTCGCAGGCCTGCAGTTCTTCTTCGTCGATGTAGGTGTCGTAGATGCGGTCGATGTAGTTGTCCCGCAGGACGTTGTCGTCCACCGGGCCGCTGGCCTGATAGTGCTTGAAGCCCAGGGCCTCGAAGAAATCCATGTCGACGATCGACGCGCCGGTGGCGACGATGGCGTCGATCATCCCGAACTTCACCATGTCACGGTAGACGTGCATGCAGCCGCCCGCCGAGGTGGAGCCCGCCAGGATCAGCCACGGCGAGCAGTCCTTGTCTTCCAGCGCCATGTTGAAGATGTCGGCGGCGCGTGCGGTATCACGCGACGAGAACGACATCTTGCGCATGGAGTCGATGATCGGACGGGCGTCGTAGGACGTGATGTCCACGTGCTCGACGGTTTTCTGCAGCAGCTCGGCTTTGGTGTTCGGAACGGGAGCGTTCATGGCCAGAGGATCCTCTGAAAGTGAGCGCCCGTCGTGACCCGTTTCAAACGCCAGGACGGAGCGACCGGCGAGGGGTGTTCTATGGACCGCGCTATATAGACGGTTTGCGATATTTTTTAAGCGCTTCCGTCCAACGCCCTGAAAGCGAAAAGGGCGAAGCTTTCACTTCGCCCTTCCGCATAACACCCGGGTAAGGCGTCTCAGCGCTTGCGGCGTTGCTTGCGCCCGCCCTTGGGACGAGACAGGCGGACGATGTTGGTTTCGGTCTCGACCTTGGGGGTCGGGATCGAACGCCGGGCCAGACCGAACATCGACGCCATGGGGGCGTCCCGCACAATGGCCGCGTCGCTGTCGCCGTAGCCGTTGAAGCGGGTGGCCATGGCGACGCCGTACGCGCCGAGCATGCCGATCTCGATGTAGTCGCCCTCGTTCACGCCTTCGGGCAGCCAGAACGGCCCAGGCATGTGATCGATGGAGTCGCAGGTCGGGCCGTAGAAGCGGAACGGCTTCAACTCGCCGCTCAACTCGCCCGAGCCGTCGGCCTGATAGGCCTTAACCGGGAAAGGCCACTTGAAGTGGGCCGCGTCGAACATCGAACCATACGAGCCGTCGTTCAGATAAAGGGCGTCGCCCTTCTTCAGCTCGACCTTGACCAGCAGGGAGGAGGCTTCCGCCACCAGGGCCCGGCCGGGCTCGCACCACAGTTCGGTGGTCTCGTGGACCATCATGTCGGCGAAGCCGCGCTCGATGGACGCCGTGTACTCGGCCATGTCGGGCGGAATCATGCCCGGATAGACCGACGGGAAGCCGCCGCCCACATCGACCACGTCGGCGAACACGCCGGCGCGGACCAAGGCGCGCGAGGCCTGCGACATCGCCGCCTGATAGGCGGTCGGACGCATGCACTGCGAACCCACGTGGAAGGAGACGCCCATCAGGTCCTGGGTCGCCTGACGCGCGGCCAGCAGCAGAGCCGGAGCCTGATGCAGGTCGACGCCGAACTTGCCCGACAGCGAATAGGACGCGCCTTCGGCGGCGACGCCGAGACGCACGATGAGGTTTAGATCCTTGGCGCCGCCCGTGGCCTCGAGAATCTTCTCGAGCTCCTCGTGCGTATCCAGTGCGAAGGTCCGCACCCCGTGGTCGCTGTATGCGGCCGCGATGGCGCGGCGGCTCTTGACCGGATGCATGAACGCCATGCGGCCGCCAGGGGCGTGTTCCGCCACCAGCTCGATCTCGGGGACCGAGGCCACATCAAAGGAGTTCACGCCGGCGGCCGCGAGCTCGCGGATCACCCACGGCGAAGGATTGGCCTTCACCGCATAAAAGACATCGCCTTTAAAGTTCGTCTGGAACCAGTGCGCCGCTACTGCCACCGCGTCCGGTCGCGCAAGGGCGACAGGACGTTCCGGGGACCGCTCGCGGACCAGGTCCAGGGGCTTATGGTACGTGTGCAATTCACGTAACCCCCATTGATTGTTGAACCTAGGCCGGCGTTAGCAGCGCTTGTTAGGACTTCGGGTCCGCCGGAGCGGTGGCAGATAGGGTCATTTAATCGGGATGTAAAGAACGGATTCTCAGACAGGGTTAGCGCGACCTTTGTCACAAAACTCGTAGGGGCCTGACATCAGGCGCGCCAGGGCTTCCACGGGCGATTCACGAGATTTTCTCAACGGGGCTTCAAGGCCATTTTCCGACGCGAAATCGCAGGTGGAAAATGTGTCGCAGGGCTGAATTATCGTAAAAGTTTGGCCCGCCCCTTCCTATCCGGCGGGGAGTCCGTGCTAACGGGGTTCGAACTAGGGAGTGCTCCATTGTCGGACGCCGTTCTTTCAATCCGTCAGGTCGCCAAGACCTTCGGCGCGCGCAAAGCCCTTGGCGGGGTTTCGCTGGACGTCGCGCGGGGTGAGATGATCGCCCTCATCGGCCCCTCGGGGTCAGGTAAATCCACCCTGCTGCGCTCGATCAGCGGTCTGCAGACGATCGACGCGGGCGACGGCCGTATCGAGGCCTTTGGCGCCAAGATCCAGGCCAAGGGCAAGGTGGCGGACGACGTGCGCCACACGCGCATCCGCATCGGCTTCATCTTCCAGCAGTTCAATCTGGTGGGCCGGCTGAGCCTGTTCACCAATGTGGCGCTCGGTTCGCTGGGGCGCATCCCCTTCTGGCGGGGTCTGCTCGGCCGTTGGCCGGCCGAGACCAAGAACGCGGCCATGGCCGCCCTCGCACGGGTCGGAGTCGCCGACTACGCCGCCCAGCGCGCCAACACCCTGTCTGGCGGCCAGCAGCAGCGCGCCGCCATCGCCCGAGCCTTGGTCCAGAAGGCCAAGATCATCCTGGCCGACGAGCCGGTGGCCTCGCTGGACCCGGTTTCGGCGCGCAAGGTGATGGAACTGCTGCGCGACCTGAACAAGACCGACGGCCTCACAGTCGTCGTCACCCTGCACCAGGTCGATTACGCCCTGCGCTACTGCGACCGCGTGGTCGCCCTCAAGGCCGGGCAGAAGGTCTATGACGGACCGGCGAGCGGCCTCGACCGCAAGACTCTTATCGACATCTACGGCCCGGAATTCGAAGACGTGTTCTGGGAAGGAGCCCCGCAATGATCCGACGCAGCATTCTCGCCGGCGCCGCTCTGGCGGCGATGATCGGCCTTTCCGGTTGCGGCAAGCCCGATCCGGGCGCCGGCGGCCCGACCACCGTCAACTTCTCGATCCTGGCGGTCGAGAACGCCCAGGGTCTGCAGACCGAGTGGGGCCCGATCCTGGCCGACATGGAGAAGGCTACCGGTTACAAGATCAAGCCGTTCTTCCAGTCCAACTACACCTCCCTGATCGAGGCCATGCGCTTCAAGCAGACGGACGTGGCCTGGTTCTCGAACCAGTCGGGCCTTGAGGCCGTGCGCCGCTCCAACGGCGAAGTCTTCGCCCGCACCTTCGATCCGTCGGGCGCCGACGGATACAAGTCCGTGCTGATCGTTCCAGCCTCCAGCAAGACGACGCTGGAAGACGTGCTGAAGTGCGACAAGACCTTGGACTTCGGCATCGGCGACGCCAAGTCGACCTCGGGCACCCTGGCCCCAATGACCTATCTGTTCTCGCCCCAGGCCATCAAGCCGGAGCGGTGCTTCAAGACCGTCCGCGCGGCCAACCACCAGGCCAACCTCTTCGCCGTCGCCAAAGGGGTCCTGGACGTGGCGACCAACAACTCCACCTCCATCCGCCTGAACCGGGAGCGCGGCGAAAGCGCCGCCAATCAGATCCGCGTCATCTGGGAATCGCCCAAGCTGCCCGAGGACCCGATCGTCTGGCGCAAGGACCTCGACCCCGCGGTGAAGGAAAAGGTGCGCCAGTTCATGCTGACTTACGGGAAGGGCGAAGGCCCCGACGCCGAGCGCCAGCGCGCCAATCTGCGCAAGCTATCCATCGGCGGCTTCGTACCCGCCGACAACACGCACCTGATCCCCGTCCGCGAGATGGAGGCGACGGGCGCCCTGGCCGTGGCGGAGAACGAGAAGGACGCGGCCAAGATCGCGGAGGCCAAGAAGGCCCTGGACGCCGTGCGCGCCGAGCGCGCCGCGCTTGAAGCCAAGACCGGCAAGGCGGCGGAATAAGCATGACCGCCGTCGATACAGCCCATCTCAAGCCGCCCGTCCGCGCCTTCTCCGACCGCATCTTCGACTATCTGGTCTGGGGCGGGATTCTGGTCCTGCTGATCATCAGCTTCGGCCCGGCCGAGATGAAGAAGCTGCCGATGCTGTTCTCCAATTCGGAGAACATGCGCCAGTTCGGGTCGGAGTTCCTGAAGCCCGACTTCAGCCAATGGAAGCTCTACGTCGCCCAGATGTGGCTGACGATCCAGATCGCCCTCTGGGGCACGGGGATCGCGGTGCTGGCGGCGGTGCCGCTCGGTCTGGCCGGCGCGCGCAATATCTCGCCGCCGTGGATTCGCCATCCGGTTCGTCGCCTGATGGACGTGCTGCGGTCGGTGCCCGATCTGGTCATCGGCACGGTGTTCATCGTCGCCGTGGGCCTGGGCCCGTTCGCGGGGGTGATGGCCCTGGCCCTGAACACCGGCGGCGTCCTGGGCAAGCTGTTCTCCGAAGCCGTCGAGTCCATCGACAAGGGCCCGGTCGAGGGCGTGCGCGCCACCGGCGCCGCGCCCCTGCAGGAGATCGTTTGGGGGGTGATCCCGCAGGTGGCTCCCCTGTGGACCTCTTATGCTCTCTATCGCTTTGAATCGAACAGCCGCGCGGCGACCGTGCTGGGCCTGATCGGCGCCGGCGGCATCGGTCAGGTGCTGTTCGATAACCTCAACAGCTTTTCCTACGCCAATGTCGCCGCCATCGCGGTGGTGATCGTGGCCGCGGTCAGCCTGATTGACCTTCTGTCCCAGGCGATCCGCGGGCGTCTGCTGTAACGCCTTCAAACTTCGCGGGCCTTGCGTCTATAGTCGCGCAAGGCCCGCCCGCGCCTTGAAAGCAAGTCGGGTTCGTCCGCCGCTCCTGGCCGGACGTCGCTCAGCCTTCAGAGGCCATGACACTACTCGCCATCGCTATCGTCCTTTTCCTCGTTCTCCTGAACGGGGTTTTCGCCATGTCCGAACTGGCGGTGGTCTCATCCCGCCGCGCACGGCTGCAGACCCTCGCGGATCGAGGCGACAAGGGCGCCAAGATCGCGCTCGCCATGGCGGAAAACCCGACGCGGTTCCTGTCGGCCGTGCAGGTGGGCATCACCCTGATCGGCATCCTGGCCGGCGCCTACGGACAAGCCACCATCGCTGGGGCGTTCGATGCCTGGCTCGAACAGTTTCCGGTGGTCGGCCCCTATTCGGAGATCATCGCCACCGCCGTGGTGGTCGTGGCCATCACCTATGTCTCGCTGGTGTTCGGCGAACTGGCGCCCAAGCGCCTGGCCCTGATCCATCCCGAGGCCATCGCCCGTCGCATGGCGCCGCCGCTTGCGCTCATGGCTGCGGCGATGCGGCCCTTCGTGACCCTGCTGACCTCGTCCACCGCCGGCGTTCTGCGCCTGTTGGGCGTGCGGGACGAGCGGACCAACAACATCACCTCCGAAGAGGTCGAGACCGTCCTGGCCGAGGGGGCCGACGCGGGCCTGATCGAACCGGAAGAGCGCTCGATGATCCAGGAAGTTTTGCGTTTGGGCGATCGTCAGGTGCGGGTCGCGATGACGCCGCGCCGCGACATCTTCTGGGTCTCCCTCGCCGACACCCAGGCCGAGACCCTGGCCGAGATCCGCCAGTGCCCCTATTCGCGCATCGTCGTGGCTCATGGCTCCGACCTCGACGGCGACGTGGGGGTGGTGCTCAAGAAAGATCTCGCCGACGCCCTGCTGACAGGCGGGGCGCTGGACCTTGCCGCCTTGGTTCAGCAGCCGGTCGCCATCCCTGAGAGCATGTCGCTGCTGCGCGCCTTGGCCCTGTTCAAGAGCACGCACCTGCATCTGGCGCTGGTGGTGGACGAGTTCGGCTCGCTGCAGGGGGTGATCACCCCGCTGGACCTGCTTGAGATGATCGCCGGCGACTTCCCCGAAGCGCATGACGAGGTCGATGGCCGAATGATCCGCCGCGAGGACGGCTCATGGCTCGTCGACGCCCGCCTGAGCCTGGAGGAGTTGAACGAGATCCTGGGCGAGCAGTTCGAGGTCGAGGGGGACTATCACACCGTGGCCGGTCTTGTTCTGGACCGCCTGGGCCGCATCCCGCGCGAGGGCGAAATCCTGGAACTCGGCGCCTTTGATGTGGAGATCGTTGATATGGACGGCTCGCGGATCGACAAGCTGATCCTGCGGACCGCCAAGCCCCGGGCCTAGGCCGCCTTGCCGGCTGTTCCGCGACGCAGGCGGGCCAGTCGGCGCAACCGGCGCCAGAAGCGCGTTTTTTCGGGCTCGGGATAGGGCTGCAGATTCTGCAGGAATTCCTCCGCGCAGGCGCGCCAGGAATACTTCTCGGCGAAGGCGCGCACCGCCTTGCGATCCAGTTCCAGGCAGTCGAGGCAGGCCTGGCGCAGGTCGCCGTCATAGCCCTCCGCCAGCACCCCGCATCCCGAACCCGGGATGATGTCTATCGGACCAGGGGCCGAGAATGCGGCCACGGGCACGCCGGCCGCCATGGCTTCCAGGATCACCAGGCCGAAGGTGTCGGTCAGGGACGGGAAGACGAAGACGTCGGCGCAGGCGAAGGCCTGGGCCAGTTCGTCGCCGAACTTGGCGCCGGTGAACACCACGTCGGGATATTGTTCGGCCAGCTCTTCACGCTGCGGTCCGTCGCCGACGATCACCTTGGTGCCGGGCAGATCCAGGGCCGCGAAGGCCTCGATGTTCTTCTCCACCGCCACCCGGCCGACATTAAGGAAGATCGGACGAGCCAGGCCCTCGAAGACGTCAGGATCGCCCTTCTTGCGGGGCCGGAAGACATCGACGTCCACCCCGCGAGACCAGGGCGAGATGTTGCGGAAGCCATGTGTGATCAGCTCGTCGCGCATGGTGGGCGTCGCCACCATCAGCCGGCCCGACGGCTTGTGGAACCAGCGCATGTAGGCGTAGCCGGCGCCCAGGGCCAAGGGCTGGGGCAGGGGCAGGCGCGCCGAGACATATTCGGGAAAGCGGGTGTGGTAGCTGGTGGTGAAGGGCAGTCGCCATTCCAGGCATATACGCCGCGCCGCCAGCCCGATCGGACCCTCGGTGGCGATGTGAATCGCCTCGGGCTCGAAGGACTTGAACTTTTCCTGCACCGGCTCGTACGCCCCCAGAGCCAGCTTGATCTCCGGATAGGTGGGCATGGGGACGGTTGGGAACTGATCGGGGCTCACCACCTCGACCTCGTGACCCATGGCCTTGAGCTCGGCCATAACGCGGGTGAGGGTGCGCACGACGCCGTTGACCTGCGGCTCCCAGGCGTCGGTGGCGAGCAGAATCCTCATCAGGCGGCGATCGTCTCCGGGACGGGCGAAAGGGCGCGTGGCGTCTTACGGTCGATCATCGACCACGAACGCTCCTTGGCCCACTCCAGAATCTCCAGCCGTCCGTCGGCATGCTCAACGAGCGCCGTGCAGCTTTCGACCCAGTCGCCGTCGTTGATATAGGTGAT is a window of Caulobacter sp. NIBR2454 DNA encoding:
- a CDS encoding 1,9-bis(guanidino)-5-aza-nonane synthase; translation: MNAPVPNTKAELLQKTVEHVDITSYDARPIIDSMRKMSFSSRDTARAADIFNMALEDKDCSPWLILAGSTSAGGCMHVYRDMVKFGMIDAIVATGASIVDMDFFEALGFKHYQASGPVDDNVLRDNYIDRIYDTYIDEEELQACDHTILEIANRLEPRGYSSREFIWEMGKWLSEGNAKKPGSLIQTAYEEGVPIFCPAFVDSSAGFGLVKHQKERAAAGKPYLMLDAIADFRELTDIKIAAGTTGLFMVGGGVPKNFAQDTVVCAEILGVEAEMHKYAVQITVADVRDGACSSSTLKEAASWGKVSTTYEQMVFAEATTVVPLIGSDAYHRGAWKARTKPRWAKLFGKD
- a CDS encoding type III PLP-dependent enzyme, which translates into the protein MHTYHKPLDLVRERSPERPVALARPDAVAVAAHWFQTNFKGDVFYAVKANPSPWVIRELAAAGVNSFDVASVPEIELVAEHAPGGRMAFMHPVKSRRAIAAAYSDHGVRTFALDTHEELEKILEATGGAKDLNLIVRLGVAAEGASYSLSGKFGVDLHQAPALLLAARQATQDLMGVSFHVGSQCMRPTAYQAAMSQASRALVRAGVFADVVDVGGGFPSVYPGMIPPDMAEYTASIERGFADMMVHETTELWCEPGRALVAEASSLLVKVELKKGDALYLNDGSYGSMFDAAHFKWPFPVKAYQADGSGELSGELKPFRFYGPTCDSIDHMPGPFWLPEGVNEGDYIEIGMLGAYGVAMATRFNGYGDSDAAIVRDAPMASMFGLARRSIPTPKVETETNIVRLSRPKGGRKQRRKR
- the phnC gene encoding phosphonate ABC transporter ATP-binding protein, which gives rise to MSDAVLSIRQVAKTFGARKALGGVSLDVARGEMIALIGPSGSGKSTLLRSISGLQTIDAGDGRIEAFGAKIQAKGKVADDVRHTRIRIGFIFQQFNLVGRLSLFTNVALGSLGRIPFWRGLLGRWPAETKNAAMAALARVGVADYAAQRANTLSGGQQQRAAIARALVQKAKIILADEPVASLDPVSARKVMELLRDLNKTDGLTVVVTLHQVDYALRYCDRVVALKAGQKVYDGPASGLDRKTLIDIYGPEFEDVFWEGAPQ
- the phnD gene encoding phosphate/phosphite/phosphonate ABC transporter substrate-binding protein; the encoded protein is MIRRSILAGAALAAMIGLSGCGKPDPGAGGPTTVNFSILAVENAQGLQTEWGPILADMEKATGYKIKPFFQSNYTSLIEAMRFKQTDVAWFSNQSGLEAVRRSNGEVFARTFDPSGADGYKSVLIVPASSKTTLEDVLKCDKTLDFGIGDAKSTSGTLAPMTYLFSPQAIKPERCFKTVRAANHQANLFAVAKGVLDVATNNSTSIRLNRERGESAANQIRVIWESPKLPEDPIVWRKDLDPAVKEKVRQFMLTYGKGEGPDAERQRANLRKLSIGGFVPADNTHLIPVREMEATGALAVAENEKDAAKIAEAKKALDAVRAERAALEAKTGKAAE
- the phnE gene encoding phosphonate ABC transporter, permease protein PhnE translates to MTAVDTAHLKPPVRAFSDRIFDYLVWGGILVLLIISFGPAEMKKLPMLFSNSENMRQFGSEFLKPDFSQWKLYVAQMWLTIQIALWGTGIAVLAAVPLGLAGARNISPPWIRHPVRRLMDVLRSVPDLVIGTVFIVAVGLGPFAGVMALALNTGGVLGKLFSEAVESIDKGPVEGVRATGAAPLQEIVWGVIPQVAPLWTSYALYRFESNSRAATVLGLIGAGGIGQVLFDNLNSFSYANVAAIAVVIVAAVSLIDLLSQAIRGRLL
- a CDS encoding hemolysin family protein, which encodes MTLLAIAIVLFLVLLNGVFAMSELAVVSSRRARLQTLADRGDKGAKIALAMAENPTRFLSAVQVGITLIGILAGAYGQATIAGAFDAWLEQFPVVGPYSEIIATAVVVVAITYVSLVFGELAPKRLALIHPEAIARRMAPPLALMAAAMRPFVTLLTSSTAGVLRLLGVRDERTNNITSEEVETVLAEGADAGLIEPEERSMIQEVLRLGDRQVRVAMTPRRDIFWVSLADTQAETLAEIRQCPYSRIVVAHGSDLDGDVGVVLKKDLADALLTGGALDLAALVQQPVAIPESMSLLRALALFKSTHLHLALVVDEFGSLQGVITPLDLLEMIAGDFPEAHDEVDGRMIRREDGSWLVDARLSLEELNEILGEQFEVEGDYHTVAGLVLDRLGRIPREGEILELGAFDVEIVDMDGSRIDKLILRTAKPRA
- a CDS encoding glycosyltransferase family 4 protein — its product is MRILLATDAWEPQVNGVVRTLTRVMAELKAMGHEVEVVSPDQFPTVPMPTYPEIKLALGAYEPVQEKFKSFEPEAIHIATEGPIGLAARRICLEWRLPFTTSYHTRFPEYVSARLPLPQPLALGAGYAYMRWFHKPSGRLMVATPTMRDELITHGFRNISPWSRGVDVDVFRPRKKGDPDVFEGLARPIFLNVGRVAVEKNIEAFAALDLPGTKVIVGDGPQREELAEQYPDVVFTGAKFGDELAQAFACADVFVFPSLTDTFGLVILEAMAAGVPVAAFSAPGPIDIIPGSGCGVLAEGYDGDLRQACLDCLELDRKAVRAFAEKYSWRACAEEFLQNLQPYPEPEKTRFWRRLRRLARLRRGTAGKAA